The Chryseolinea soli genome contains a region encoding:
- the kdpF gene encoding K(+)-transporting ATPase subunit F, whose amino-acid sequence MIIALFIVSIAVFCYLLYVLIKPEKF is encoded by the coding sequence ATGATCATTGCACTCTTCATCGTATCCATAGCCGTGTTTTGCTACCTGCTATATGTCTTGATAAAACCGGAAAAATTTTAA
- a CDS encoding DUF7674 family protein produces the protein MITERIALVMLDGEVPERKDDPHYTRQFYKSIQAFANASLKLCEEGKFKKLEQFLKVAFRLFKEGNETVKNGIVDIYLYTLSHSLDQQPNARKWIEPFMPGELRITYAQLHHASSL, from the coding sequence ATGATAACCGAACGAATAGCCCTGGTAATGCTGGACGGCGAAGTTCCCGAAAGGAAAGACGACCCTCATTACACACGGCAGTTTTACAAATCGATCCAGGCCTTTGCCAACGCTTCGCTGAAGCTGTGCGAAGAAGGTAAGTTCAAAAAGCTCGAACAGTTTTTGAAAGTCGCCTTTCGCCTTTTTAAGGAAGGAAACGAGACTGTGAAAAACGGCATCGTGGACATCTACCTGTACACGCTTTCTCACTCACTCGACCAACAACCCAATGCGCGGAAGTGGATTGAGCCCTTTATGCCGGGTGAGCTGCGGATTACCTATGCGCAGTTGCACCACGCTTCGAGCCTCTAA